In Phreatobacter oligotrophus, the genomic window CCGAAGCCGAGGAACGCTATTACGCCTCGTTGGCAGAGACAGCGATGGCCGCATAACTTAAGACAACCGGCCTCCGGCAAAACCGGGGCGGTTCACTCTCCGGCGCCCTCCCGAGAATGAGCCCTAACCCGGAAGATTCCAGCTCTGGCTGGCCTAGAAACGGGTAGCGCTTTAGTTTGTGGACCGCCACTCAAACGCACGCCACTGACGCTGGAGGCAAGAATGGTAATCTCACGAAGAAGCTTGATGGTGGTTCTCAGTGCACCAGCCCTTCTCTCCACTGGGAGGAGGAGCCTGGCGAATCGCCCGCGTATGGTTGTCTACCGGGACGAGAATTGCGGCTGCTGCGGGGGCTGGGTCAATCACATCCAGGCGGCGGGTTTTGAGACGGATGTCCAAATGCTTGCCCAAATGAACAGGAAAAAGACCGAGCTCGGCGTGCCCCCGGAGCTGCGCTCTTGCCATACTGCGGTCATTGGCAGCTACCTGTTGGAAGGACATGTTCCCGCGGGGGAGATTTTGCGACTTCTTGATACCAGACCTTATGCCACCGGGCTGGCGGTGCCTCGCATGCCAGTCGGATCCCCTGGAATGGAAGTTGAAGGGGTAGATCCAGACCGATACGAGGTCCTTCTTTTTCACGGTAGTCGCACCTCGGTATTTGCGACCTATGTTGGTGCGGAGCGCCAATCTTGACCGAAGATGGCCCGCTTCGGATAACCGCCATTAAGCGTTACACGCCTTGGTTCGGCTGGACGAACGAAGGTGCACCTAAGTTCGCATGAGCTGCGGCAATAATTTGTTTCAGAGATCGAAAGTTTGGTCATGGTTGAGAGACACTCGCGCAAAATGATCGGGGCAAGATCGCTTCCGTAGACCAACAAGGTCTTCGCAAATTGGAGATTGATCATGTACCGCGTTCTCGCGACGCTTTCTTTCCTCGCAATCTCGGGTGCCGCAATGGCGGGAGGGCCGTTTCCGAGCACGTTGTCGCCCGAGGAGCGTGAACGGCATGAGTTCCTTGACGCACAGAGGGGCATTCGTTCGGGGGTCGAAGCGATCCGTCGGCAGGAGATGACCCGCGCGCCTCGCCAGCAGGAAGGTCGGGCTGTCCTTCGCAACGACGCCACGAACTACTCGCCGGCCGCACCAGCGATCGGCGGCGCCTTCTAAGGTGACAAGGAAGAGGCTCCTACGGGGCCTCTTCTTCATTAGTCAGCGTCGGAGGTGGGTTCACGGCGGCGAAATGGAATGCTGATAGGAAAGCTCGCTACATAATCCGTGCCTCACCAGATCTCGCAATCCGTAACCCGCCGTCAATTGAAACAAACTGTTACAATAGCGCAATAGCAGATCATAATGGTCCAGCATACAATTCTACGATGGCACGAAACCCGCTCGTGGAGACATTGACACGCAAAGATCCTTTGGATTCCCAGTTCGAAGTCTTGGTCGTGGACGACGACGGTGAGATCCTTTCGCTCGTCGCGAAGTTCCTCCGCTTGAACGGCTTTCGTGTGCATACGGCTCGAAACGGTTTGGAGATGGAGGAGTTTCTGAGCCGTAGCGCCATCGATCTCATTATCCTTGACCTCATGTTGCCAGGCCGAAGTGGACTCGACCTATGCCGCGACTTGCGCCGGACATCGTCTGTCCCGATCATCATGCTTACCGCGAAGGGCGAGGAAACCGATAGGATCGTTGGCCTCGAAGTAGGGGCCGACGACTACCTGACGAAACCGTTCAATCCTCGCGAACTGCTGGCGCGGATTAACGCCGTATTGCGACGCGCTGGGGGCCAGGACGCGGACCGGCCAGGACGAGCCGGGCGGGCGTTTTTGTTCGCTGGATGGCGGCTCGATACACTCAAGCGGGAACTGGTTGATCCGAATGGGGTCGTCGTCGACCTCTCTACGGGAGAGTATGATCTGTTATTGGCGCTCCTTGAAGCGCCCCAGAGGGTCTTGAGTCGCAATTTCCTCCTGGATGCGGCACCGAACCGGGCGATCGAGGCTTTTGATCGATCCGTCGATGTTCAGGTCAGCCGCCTGCGTCGGAAGCTGAACGGAGCTGAAGATTTGATCAAGACGGTGCGAGGAGCTGGCTATCTCTTCGCGGCGGACGTGACACGTGGCTGATGTAGGACCACGAGCTCTGATCGGATGGTGGAGGCGCTTTGATAGCCTCGCTATTCGGGTGGTTTTTGTCGTCGTGCTGGGAATTGGCCTGGTCCATCTGGCCAGTATCTGGACCTATCAGCATAGCCTCGCTCGGGAGCTCGATCTGGCGAACGAGGCTCGGCTGGCAGACCAACTGCTCGCCATCAAGCGGGCCGTGATGCGTGTGCCAGAGAATGAACGGGAAACGGTTGCGCACGAGCTTTCCGGCGGACCAATCGCAGCCCACTTGAGCAGAACCGAGCACGCGGTTTCTGGCGGTTCCGGGTCCGCCAAATGGGAAACCCTTGGGCGGCGACTACGGGAGATAGCGCCGGAAATTGACGGGGATGGACTTATCATCGGAGCGAACCGCAGGGTCGCCGATGATCCGCATCTCGCATTGATCTCGATTCGCTTGCCCGACTCGTCCTGGGTCAACGTGGGCCTTGTCGCCTGGAGTCCTCGCGTCCCAGCCGGGCACGGGACGCTCTTGTCCACGACGCTGATGGCTCTCGGCGCGATCGTCATCTCGTTGATGCTGGTGCGCTGGCTCACTGGTCCCCTGACCGGGTTCGTGACAGCGTCGAGGCACCTTTATCGCGGGAAGAGCGCTGTCCTGGTGCCGGAAAGAGGCCCGCGGGAGGTCAGGGAGCTCGCAGTCGCGTTCAATGATATGCAGAGGCGGATTGTCCGCTTGATCGATGATCGGACGCAGGCTCTCGCCGCTGTATCACACGACCTCAAGACCCCCATTACAAGGTTGCGCTTTCGCGTCGAAGACGTCGCCGATCCAGGAGCACGTGCTGCCATCGCGGCAGACCTCGACGAAATGGAGAGGATGCTCGATCAGACGCTCGCGTTCCTGCGCGGAGACCGGGCCGATGAGGAGATCCGACCTGTCGACATCTTCGCAATCCTCGGCACAATCACCGACGACGCTTCCGACCGAGGGTTGGCGGTTAACCTCGCCGGATCAGCCAACGCCAACGTGCCAGGTCGGCGGCTTGCCCTCAAACGGGCATTCGGCAACCTGATCGAAAATGCCGTCAAATACGGTCACTGCGCCGAGGTCCAGGTTGACGACCGCCCAGATCAGGTCGTCGTGTCCGTTCGTGACTACGGACCGGGGATTGCGCCTGAACAAGTTCATCGTGCTCTTGCACCCTTCGTTCGGCTCGAGCCGTCACGAAATCAGAAGACTGGTGGCTTCGGACTGGGGCTCACCATTGCCCACGCGATCATCGAGGGACATGAGGGCTCATTGTCCCTGCACAATCATGTCGATGGCGGCCTGATCGCAACGGTTCGTCTCCCAAAGCCGTCACCGTCAGCGTGAAATGTTGTGTTACAAAACAGAAATTTATCCCTGCAGAACCCCGTTTAGTCTGATGAGGTGACACAGTCTGCGACCGGATCTGCCATGAATGCTGATTCCCCCCGCCGTTTTCGATGCTTCTTGATCATTGCGGCTCTGCTGGTTTCATCGCCCATTGCCGCTCACGAAGGGCACGATCATGGGGCACCGCCGCCGCCAGTATCCGTCACAATCGCGCCTCGCGCAGATGCTTCCTCGACCGATTTCGAACTCGTTGCAATTGCCCGCTCCGGCCGGCTACGGATTTACCTCGATACGTTCCGGGAAAATCAACCCGTCGAGAATGCCAAGATCGAGGTCGATGGGCCTGAGGGCACCGGCCTGGCGGCGCCGACGGCCGATGGTGCCTATCTCCTGGAGGCCCCTTGGCTGACCAAGCCGGGTAGCTATGGCCTCGCGTTCACAGTCGAAGCGAATGGCACGGTCGATGTACTCACCGCAACCTTGACCATTCCAGAACCTTCAGCGCGAACGATTCCTTCGGCGGGATTGTGGCAACGGATCGTGGGGTCCGCCTGGGCGAGCGATATGGGCACGCGCTTGGCGAACAACGATGTGAGCCTGTGGTTGGTAGGTGGAGGGTCTTTCATTGCCGGCCTGATCGCCGCGAGCTTTGCGCGGCGGCGCTATCGAGCGCCCGCGGCCGCCGTGCTTCTTGCTGTGGTTACTGGATTGCCTTCCGCTGGTCACGCATCAAGCGTGACGGGGACGCCGCCCGCCATAGCCGAGAGGGATGTCGCTCAGCGCTTCGCCGATGGAGCGATCTTTGTGCCCAAGACGACGCAGCGCATTCTTGCATTGCGGACGCTCTTGACTGAGGTGCAGACGTTCCCCCTCACCGTTGAACTGCCCGCCCGGGTGATCCCCGATCCAAGTGCTGCCGGCTATGTGCAGGCTTCAGTAGCCGGGCGCTTGGCTCCTCCCACCGGTGGCTTTCCGCGGCTGGGAACGCGAGTATCCGCTGGCGATGTGCTAGCCTACGTCCAGCCGGCGATCGGAGCTGCGGATCTAACTACACAACAGCAGCAGTCTCGAGAACTAGATCAGCAGATTGCTTTGGCAGAGCGCCGTCTGGAGCGTTTGCGTCAGTTGCAGAGCATTGTGGCCCGTGCCCAGATTGAAGATGCGGAACTTGAACTCAGGGGTTTGCGAATTCGCCGCGCCAATCTTGAGCGAGCTCCGAGCGAACCCGAGAGACTGCTCGCTCCCGTGACCGGTGTAATCGCAGCGGTACAGGCTGTTGCCGGCCAGATTGCCGAACCGAACGTGGTGATCTTCCAGATCATTGATCCATCGCGGTTTTGGGTTGAGGCTCTCAGCTTTGAGGCCCATGCAATTAATGGTTCGGCAAACGGGCGTCTGGGCGACGGCCGTACCGTGTCGCTCGCCTTTCGAGGCTCCGGTTTGGCAGACCGAAACCAGGCTATCCCGATCCAGTTCAGCGTCGAGGGTACCACAAGCGGGCTGCGGGCCGGTCAATTGCTAACTGTGCTGGCCTCTACCCAAGAAGAACGCAGCGGCATTGCCGTTCCGCGGACGAGCGTACTGCGCGGTCCCAATGGCCAATCGATCGTATACGAGCACACCAATGCCGAGCGCTTCCTGCCACGCGAAGTGCGCGTCGAGCCGCTTGACGGCTCTCGCGTGCTGATTGTTTCGGGGATCGCGGCTGGAAAGCGGATCGTGACTCAAGGCGCCGAACTCCTGAACCAGATTCGCTGAGGCACGAGTGATGTTCAATTTCCTCGTAACGCAGTCACTCCGCAATCGCCTCTTCGTGCTGGCCTTCGCAGCCGTACTTATTGTTTACGGCGGGTTCACCGTCACCAAGCTGCCGGTCGATGTGTTTCCGGATCTCAATCGGCCGACAGTGACCATAATGACGGAAGTCGAGGGGCTCGCACCGCCCGAGGTCGAGCAGTTGGTCACTTTCCCCATCGAAACACAGATGAACGGCCTACCGGGCGTTGCCCGCGTGCGGTCAACATCCGGCGTCGGCCTATCGATCATCTATGTCGAGTTCGATTGGGGAACCGAAATATACCGTAATCGACAGCAAATTGCAGAACGCCTGTCGCTCGTTCAGGCACAGCTTCCGACGAATGTCGTCCCCCAAATGGGGCCGATTAACTCGATCATGGGCCAGATTTTGCTTATCGCCATCACGGGGCCCGACGGCGTTTCAGCGATGGACCTTCGCGAACTGGCCGACTTCACAGTCCGACCCCGTCTGCTCACAATCCCTGGTGTCGCGCAAGTGATTCCTATTGGCGGTGAAGTGCGCCAATACCGAGTTTCACCCAACCCGGCTGCTATGCGAATGTTGGGGGTGACCCAGCCGCAGGTGGAAGCGGCGCTGGCGCAATTTGGTGCGAATACGGGAGGCGGCTTCACGGATCAATACAGCCGGGAGTTCCTCATTAGGAACATCGGACGCACCCGCAACCTGGACGATTTGCGCAGTATTGTCGTCGCTACTGTCGGCGGTCAACCGGTCGCCTTACGGCAAGTGGCGGATGTCTCTTTCGCCCCAAGAAATAAGCGCGGCGATGCGGGATTCCAGGGGCGGTCAGCCGTCATCGTGTCCGTCGAAAAACAGCCGGGCGTCGATACCATTCGGCTGACCGCTCAGGTCGAGCAGGCTGTTCGAGACATTACCGCAACACTGCCGAATGGCATTCGCGCCGATCAGATCCTGTTCCGGCAAGCCAGCTTCATCGAGACGTCCATAGGCAATGTGAAGAAGGTGCTCCTCGAGGCCATCGTCGTGGTGGCGATCATCCTGTTCGCCTTCCTGCTGAACGTCCG contains:
- a CDS encoding ATP-binding protein — its product is MADVGPRALIGWWRRFDSLAIRVVFVVVLGIGLVHLASIWTYQHSLARELDLANEARLADQLLAIKRAVMRVPENERETVAHELSGGPIAAHLSRTEHAVSGGSGSAKWETLGRRLREIAPEIDGDGLIIGANRRVADDPHLALISIRLPDSSWVNVGLVAWSPRVPAGHGTLLSTTLMALGAIVISLMLVRWLTGPLTGFVTASRHLYRGKSAVLVPERGPREVRELAVAFNDMQRRIVRLIDDRTQALAAVSHDLKTPITRLRFRVEDVADPGARAAIAADLDEMERMLDQTLAFLRGDRADEEIRPVDIFAILGTITDDASDRGLAVNLAGSANANVPGRRLALKRAFGNLIENAVKYGHCAEVQVDDRPDQVVVSVRDYGPGIAPEQVHRALAPFVRLEPSRNQKTGGFGLGLTIAHAIIEGHEGSLSLHNHVDGGLIATVRLPKPSPSA
- a CDS encoding response regulator; protein product: MDSQFEVLVVDDDGEILSLVAKFLRLNGFRVHTARNGLEMEEFLSRSAIDLIILDLMLPGRSGLDLCRDLRRTSSVPIIMLTAKGEETDRIVGLEVGADDYLTKPFNPRELLARINAVLRRAGGQDADRPGRAGRAFLFAGWRLDTLKRELVDPNGVVVDLSTGEYDLLLALLEAPQRVLSRNFLLDAAPNRAIEAFDRSVDVQVSRLRRKLNGAEDLIKTVRGAGYLFAADVTRG
- a CDS encoding efflux RND transporter periplasmic adaptor subunit; this translates as MNADSPRRFRCFLIIAALLVSSPIAAHEGHDHGAPPPPVSVTIAPRADASSTDFELVAIARSGRLRIYLDTFRENQPVENAKIEVDGPEGTGLAAPTADGAYLLEAPWLTKPGSYGLAFTVEANGTVDVLTATLTIPEPSARTIPSAGLWQRIVGSAWASDMGTRLANNDVSLWLVGGGSFIAGLIAASFARRRYRAPAAAVLLAVVTGLPSAGHASSVTGTPPAIAERDVAQRFADGAIFVPKTTQRILALRTLLTEVQTFPLTVELPARVIPDPSAAGYVQASVAGRLAPPTGGFPRLGTRVSAGDVLAYVQPAIGAADLTTQQQQSRELDQQIALAERRLERLRQLQSIVARAQIEDAELELRGLRIRRANLERAPSEPERLLAPVTGVIAAVQAVAGQIAEPNVVIFQIIDPSRFWVEALSFEAHAINGSANGRLGDGRTVSLAFRGSGLADRNQAIPIQFSVEGTTSGLRAGQLLTVLASTQEERSGIAVPRTSVLRGPNGQSIVYEHTNAERFLPREVRVEPLDGSRVLIVSGIAAGKRIVTQGAELLNQIR
- a CDS encoding DUF411 domain-containing protein, whose amino-acid sequence is MVVLSAPALLSTGRRSLANRPRMVVYRDENCGCCGGWVNHIQAAGFETDVQMLAQMNRKKTELGVPPELRSCHTAVIGSYLLEGHVPAGEILRLLDTRPYATGLAVPRMPVGSPGMEVEGVDPDRYEVLLFHGSRTSVFATYVGAERQS